The following are from one region of the Nicotiana tomentosiformis chromosome 7, ASM39032v3, whole genome shotgun sequence genome:
- the LOC138896359 gene encoding uncharacterized protein: MQRVRSQDRLQGFDPEPERTFHRRLREARDTNNLQALVQFPMNMANEQYMAVQEGEAKRWLKAEPANPITSWNDLARKFLARFFPSGKTAKIKSEIVAFKQKAGESLYSAWERFKGLLRDCPHHNQTNEVLAHTFIEGLYPETKIVVDAAAGGQVLEKSFDEIYALLNKLSKSNPDWQGEMGRHTVQKSAGVFELYVISALLAAQNTQPTGAFPSDTEPNPKAQVNAVTLKNGRVLEEVPKKKKYTTSLEGELVSKPVEENEKENKGSEPVIGTRPPPPFPQRLQKQKDDAKYKKFLDILSQVRVNLPLVEILQEVPKYARYLRDIVANKRIHTEFETIALTEECSARVQSKLPPKLKDPGSFTIPLSLGNQEVGRALYDLGASIYLMPSSLFKKLGLGVLRPTTIALQLADRSLVMLEGIIDDVLVRVGKFILPANFIVLDYEADEEVPIILGRPFLATGGAIIEVREGTLNMRVDDEKVIFNVYMEPKLPKNYEDLCMITVVELKEIEQSSYVNCSDPDWTTELEEVVLQAEYVRMIEKRAREERGDLLRACKRLDFMGERRRESAQPEQSNRVVPRL, translated from the exons ATGCAAAGGGTCAGAAGCCAGGACAGACTTCAAGGCTTTGACCCCGAACCTGAGAGAACATTTCATAGGAGGTTGAGGGAAGCAAGAGACACAAATAATCTTCAAGCACTTGTTCAATTTCCTATGAACATGGCAAATGAGCAATATATGGCTGTTCAGGAG GGCGAAGCAAAGCGATGGCTGAAGGCAGAACCAGCTAATCCtattacatcatggaatgatCTGGCAAGGAAATTCTTGGCAAGGTTTTTCCCTTCAGGCAAAACTGCAAAGATCAAAAGTGAGATAGTCGCCTTCAAACAGAAAGCAGGGGAGTCTTTATACTCagcatgggagaggttcaaggggctGCTCAGAGACTGTCCTCATCACAATCAGACAAACGAAGTGTTAGCTCACACTTTCATAGAAGGGCTATATCCTGAGACAAAGATTGTGGTAGATGCTGCAGCTGGAGGTCAAGTGTTGGAGAAAAGCTTTGATGAGATATATGCGTTATTGAACAAATTATCCAAAAGTAATCCTGATTGGCAAGGAGAGATGGGCAGACACACAGTGCAAAAATCTGCAGGGGTTTTCGAGTTATATGTCATCTCGGCATTATTAGC TGCCCAAAATACTCAACCAACTGGGGCTTTTCCTAGTGATACCGAGCCTAATCCTAAAGCTCAAGTCAATGCGGTTACCTTGAAAAATGGAAGAGTGTTAGAAGAAGTTCCAAAGAAAAAGAAGTATACGACTAGTCTTGAAGGAGAATTAGTTTCTAAGCCAGTTGAGGAGAATGAGAAAGAGAACAAAGGATCAGAGCCAGTAATTGGGACAAGGCCACCACCTCCATTTCCACAAAGACTGCAGAAGCAAAAAGATGATGCTAAGTACAAGAAATTCTTAGATATTTTGAGCCAAGTGCGTGTGAATTTGCCTTTGGTGGAAATTTTGCAGGAAGTGCCTAAGTATGCAAGGTATCTCAGAGATATTGTGGCCAACAAGCGAATACATACAGAGTTTGAAACAATTGCACTTACTGAAGAGTGTAGTGCTAGAGTTCAGAGTAAACTtcctcctaagttgaaggatCCTGGGAGTTTCACAATTCCTTTGTCTCTTGGAAACCAAGAAGTTGGTAGAGCCCTGTATGATTTAGGGGCTAGTATATATTTGATGCCATCCTCTTTGTTCAAGAAACTCGGATTGGGGGTGCTTAGACCTACTACAATTGCGTTACAATTAGCAGATAGATCACTAGTTATGCTAGAaggaattattgatgatgtgttagttcgaGTGGGAAAGTTTATTCTTCCTGCTAATTTTATTGTTCTTGATTACGAGGCAGATGAGGAAGTGCCCATTATTTTGGGACGACCATTCTTAGCTACTGGTGGAGCGATTATTGAAGTGAGGGAAGGGACGTTGAATATGAGAGTTGACGATGAGAAAGTCATTTTTAATGTGTACATGGAACCTAAGCTCCCTAAGAATTATGAAGACTTGTGCATGATTACCGTGGTCGAATTGAAGGAGATAGAGCAGAGTTCTTATGTGAATTGTAGTGATCCAGATTGGACAACTGAGTTAGAGGAGGTGGTGTTGCAAGCTGAGTATGTAAGAATGATTGAGAAAAGAGCCAGAGAAGAAAGAGGAGATCTTCTGAGAGCATGCAAAAGGCTAGACTTCAtgggagaaagaagaagagaaagcgCCCAGCCTGAGCAAAGTAACAGAGTCGTGCCACGACTATAA